The following DNA comes from Microcella sp..
TCGCTGATCCAGACCTGTTCAACAAGCCGGCCCGGTTCGAGCGCCTAACCATCCCGCTGCTCAGCGACATCCCCGTGCTCGGGCCGATCCTGTTCAACCAGACGATCATCGTGTACATCATGTTCGCGCTCGTGCCGACGGTATGGTTCGCGCTCTTCAAGACGCGCTGGGGCCTTCGCCTGCGCTCGGTCGGCGAGCACCCCAAGGCCGCCGACACCGTCGGAATCAACGTGCGGGCCACGCGCTTCTGGAACGTGCTGCTCGCGGGTGCGATCGTCGGCGGCGGTGGGGCGTTCTTCACCCTGGCCGCGATCGGGTCGTTCACGAAAGAAATGACGAACGGCGCGGGCTTCATCGCCCTCGCCGCCGTGATCTTCGGTCAGTGGAACCCGATCAAGGCGACGCTCGCCGCGCTGCTGTTCGGCTTCGCGACGAACCTGCAGTCGACACTGTCGATCGTCGGGTCGCCCGTGCCGAGCGAGTTCATGCTCATGCTGCCGTACCTCGTGACAATCTTCGCGGTGGCCGGCCTGGTGGGCATCTCCCGGCCGCCAGCGGCTTCGGGCAAGCCCTACATCAAGTCGTGAGTGGCACGCCCATGACCGACATCGATTGGGATGCCCTGCGCGCCGTCGCCCTCGAAGCGATGTCGCACGCCTATGTGCCGTACTCGAAGTTTCCGGTCGGGGTCGCGGCGATCGTCGATGACGGTCGGGTGATCTCGGGCTGCAACGTCGAGAACGCGTCGTACGGCCTGACTCTGTGCGCGGAGTGCGCGCTCGTATCGAGCCTGCACATGACGGGCGGCGGCAAGCTCGTGGCCTTCACCTGCGTCGACGGCGACGGCGGTGCGCTCATGCCCTGCGGTCGCTGCCGGCAGCTGCTGTTCGAGCACTCGGCCGAGGGCATGCTGCTCGAGACGGTCTCGGGCATCAAGACAATCGATGAGGTGCTGCCCGACGCGTTCGGCCCCCGCACGCTGAAGGAGTACCATGATGGCCATTGAGCCGTTCGACGTCGTCGACCTCATCCGCATCAAGCGCGACAAGGGGGTGCTGACCACCGCGCAGATCGACTGGATGGTCGACGCCTACACGCGCGGCTACATCGCCGACGAGCAGATGTCGGCCATGACGATGGCGATCTTCTTGAACGGCATGGAGCGCGACGAGATTCGCGATCTGACCCTTGCGATGGTGGCCTCGGGCACGCGCCTCGACTTCTCTGCGCTCTCAAAGCGCACCACCGACAAGCACTCGACCGGCGGT
Coding sequences within:
- a CDS encoding cytidine deaminase: MTDIDWDALRAVALEAMSHAYVPYSKFPVGVAAIVDDGRVISGCNVENASYGLTLCAECALVSSLHMTGGGKLVAFTCVDGDGGALMPCGRCRQLLFEHSAEGMLLETVSGIKTIDEVLPDAFGPRTLKEYHDGH